TTCTGTAACAACGGCTACCGTTCTTGCTGTTGCTTCATTGGATTCGTTGCCAGCATGGGGATGGATTTGGACTTCGTTTGTCCGGAGCAGTTCCCCTGTTTTGCATTTGCGGTCCATCCGCGGCTGGTAAGACAACCTTTGCTGAACATCTGGCGGAGCAGCTGCGATCTAAGGGGCGTCATCCACTTCTGATCGCCTGCGATGACTACTACCGCAGTGGCTGGTCCCCCGTCTCTCGCTATGGGTTCGACACGGTTGATGCCATCGATGCTGATCAGCTTCGACTGCAGGTGAGCGCTGTTCGCTATCGACAGCTTGATTCCTTGCGCAGTTATGACATGCGCGCCCGCAAGGTTGGCTCCAGGCCGTTGAACCAGCCCTACGACCTGATTCTTGTTGAAGGCTCCTACGGACCGCAACTGCTTCTGGAGTCTGTGCCGATTTCGCTTGTTGTGTACGTCGAGACCCCAGTTGTGCAGAGGCTGATCTGGCGGCTTTGGCGTGATGTACGCGTTCGCCATCGGCCAGTGATTTATGTGATTCGCCAGATGCTGCTGGAGATGCTCCCGGCTGAGCGGCGCTTCATCTATCCCTTGAAGCGCCGTGCCGACGTCATTATTCAAGGTATGAATAAGGGTTTGGAGGATGTTCTGGAGAGAATTGAATGATCGTCCTTCACCCATCAACCTGAGAGAGCACCTGATCTGCAGGGTCAATTGCAATCAACTTCTTTTTGGAAGTTGCCTGATGCAGGTGAAGGGCGGCGGCCCCCTCTCTGTTCATCTCATGCTCTGCGCAGCCCCGGTGTTTAGGGAGGATGGTTCGGGCCTGAAGTGCAATTTCACTGTTCCTGATGGGCCGGCACCCTGCATCTCTGAGCAGAAGCAAAAGATTCACTCGAATCTGACCAAACCCCATCGCCGTGGAGCATTAAGTGGTTTTGGCTTAAGGGGGAGATTTGCAGAGTGGTCACTCTGGGTTTTCTTTCTTTTTGACCAAATCCATTCCATTCACTTCGGCGACCACCTGATTGGCCCAACTCGCATGGACCACGCGATATGTGCCCAATGTTGCCATTGACTTGGTGCGAGCGTTGACAAAAGCCTTGAACTCAGTCTTAAAGCAAATTTCACGCCTCCATTGACAGTCATTGTCTTGGCGTTCGATGCAATACATGCTGAGAACCTCGTTCAGCACATACAAGCCATGCAATGTTCAAACACCGCAAATATGCGGAGTGGCTTCGGGATCGTTTCTTTGATTCCACACAGTGGCGTTTGTTAGAAGTCGGTTTTGCTTCCGGTCTCTTCAGCTCTCCGAACGTGTGACTTCACTTTCCATACCAGAAACTATAGAAGTCGCAGGGAATTTGTTGATGTCTGAATAGTGCTCGCCACGGCACTACAGATTCGGAACTTTCGCCCCATCATCGCGGAGTCAGGTCGCGAAGCGGGCCTGAAAGTCGGGTAGAGCGATGTCCGACGAGTTCTGTGATTTGACCTCAGTTTTATCTGGGGTCAAGTCCGTTCCTCTCTTAAGAAATATGGTTGTGTCTAGGAAGACGCGGGTCGGCTGATCAATCTATTTTTGTGGTCGAATCGCTCCGGTGGTGCATCACCGTCGGCCATCCAAAATTGCAAAAAGAAACCCCTGCCAAAGGCAGGGGCAAGGTCTCAGAGATTTCGAACTACTTGGTGTAAGAAACGCCTCGGTAGGTGAGAGTGGGGTGGTTGTCGTGGACGATTTCCTGCCGGCAAGTGTTGTAGTGCTCGCGGCGGTAGGTGAGTTCCACGCAGGCCTTGGGAGCAGATGCCGCTCCTGCGTAGGTGTGACCTCGATAGAGAAGTGCAGTCATGGATGTTCCTCGAAGAAATCCAAGTCCCCGTTCCGTGGCTTGGAGTGTCTGCGCCCCACAGGAGCGGGGTGAACGTTTGTAGCTGTTGCTACAGAAATTATTGGTGTCTCCTTGGCGGCTGTCAAGACCTGCTGGCAAAAAGAAACCCCCGCCATAGGCAGGGGTTCCAGCTTCAGGAGGCCTTATTTGTGAATCTGCCCTCGCGTGGGCTCTGCAGACTTGTCTCTTGAGCAACCGTCAGCATTGGCGACGTTGGCAAAAGCCGCCATGACCATCACGGCGATAACGATGGTGCCACCGATAAAAGCAAGGTTCGGGGAGCGCTTCATCTGGGGTGTGGCTTAGAGCCCGCGAACCCTATCCACCCTGTTGCCCTTATCGCTTTAAGGCCTGAGTCGGCCGATGCCATATCCAGTCAACAGG
Above is a genomic segment from Synechococcus sp. UW69 containing:
- a CDS encoding DUF4278 domain-containing protein; translation: MTALLYRGHTYAGAASAPKACVELTYRREHYNTCRQEIVHDNHPTLTYRGVSYTK
- a CDS encoding uridine kinase gives rise to the protein MLLLHWIRCQHGDGFGLRLSGAVPLFCICGPSAAGKTTFAEHLAEQLRSKGRHPLLIACDDYYRSGWSPVSRYGFDTVDAIDADQLRLQVSAVRYRQLDSLRSYDMRARKVGSRPLNQPYDLILVEGSYGPQLLLESVPISLVVYVETPVVQRLIWRLWRDVRVRHRPVIYVIRQMLLEMLPAERRFIYPLKRRADVIIQGMNKGLEDVLERIE